In bacterium, a genomic segment contains:
- a CDS encoding class I SAM-dependent methyltransferase → MTLVETCKEIEKNPGIDAWRLWQETDLVEGHPWAAVLTKPSQTQGQLVTYYPALYGLAQRERPKVILEIGTGFGLSTASWILGNPDLEVLITLDLGIFGTQYGEKWNIDNVAFAQAKCESLVKRIDSKAKLHFIRCNTQPQGSDNTDVPVNVPNWREVPELLQLLDKYQVDLLFVDGKHTGDGCINDLHSFAPFVRPGGVILCDDLHEAGVGERPGSAPFEWAGQAVLGFRTFLAENKDTISESLIWQWPAVLDYTLTAPAPRPFGLIRYHGGIDREGYKQSAADCLARGDINGILANLTKARPFATQSQLYCDLGVLFAKKNFPDQAINTFLVALQKDENNCDALHNLALMYAMKQDFAKAMEAARSLELKSNGEWLLVDRIRELQQNAKAIPPQPPAGKPIVYPVHVKRALPNMQPVVYEKTETFDTPEAQAINKARMEHLLSLGLPLRGLRVLDLGGGVGHLAQWLLTAGARVFTTDVRAENIARAKVLYPTLRSEVADVERDELTKLGEFDAVFAYGLLYHLENPFLALRKIAALHPKLVMLETIISDSALPMLGLAEETGTYSQAVAGVAVRPSPAWIAMALNRVGFAHVYGAALPPDHIDYKFEWKNDGAHNRDRHNLRCVFVAAQEPLALNTLVPLLHD, encoded by the coding sequence ATGACTTTGGTGGAAACTTGCAAGGAAATTGAAAAAAATCCTGGTATTGATGCATGGCGATTGTGGCAGGAAACCGATTTAGTCGAAGGGCATCCGTGGGCGGCTGTACTTACAAAGCCAAGTCAAACGCAAGGACAGTTGGTTACCTATTATCCCGCGCTGTACGGCCTCGCGCAACGGGAACGTCCTAAGGTGATTCTGGAAATCGGCACTGGATTTGGTTTATCGACTGCATCCTGGATTTTGGGAAATCCCGATTTGGAAGTACTAATTACGCTCGATCTCGGAATATTCGGTACGCAATACGGCGAGAAATGGAATATCGATAACGTTGCATTCGCGCAAGCGAAATGCGAGTCGTTGGTAAAACGCATCGACTCGAAAGCGAAACTCCATTTCATCCGATGCAATACCCAACCGCAAGGGTCGGACAACACCGATGTTCCCGTGAATGTCCCCAATTGGCGCGAGGTCCCCGAGCTACTCCAGCTACTGGACAAATATCAAGTCGATTTACTTTTCGTCGATGGAAAACATACCGGCGATGGTTGCATCAACGACCTGCACAGTTTCGCTCCATTCGTACGACCGGGTGGTGTGATATTATGCGACGATTTGCACGAAGCTGGCGTTGGCGAGCGACCCGGTTCCGCGCCGTTTGAATGGGCGGGACAAGCTGTCTTGGGATTTCGCACTTTCTTGGCGGAAAATAAGGACACGATCTCCGAATCGTTAATTTGGCAATGGCCAGCCGTACTCGATTACACATTAACCGCGCCTGCGCCGCGACCGTTCGGATTGATCCGTTATCATGGCGGCATTGATCGAGAGGGGTATAAGCAGTCGGCTGCCGATTGTTTAGCGCGCGGCGACATCAATGGAATTCTCGCGAACCTCACGAAGGCGCGTCCCTTCGCAACGCAATCGCAATTGTATTGCGACCTTGGCGTATTATTCGCTAAAAAGAATTTTCCCGACCAAGCGATCAATACATTTCTCGTCGCATTACAAAAAGACGAAAACAACTGCGACGCACTTCACAACTTGGCGCTCATGTATGCGATGAAGCAGGATTTTGCGAAAGCGATGGAAGCCGCTCGCAGCTTGGAGTTGAAGAGCAACGGCGAGTGGCTGCTGGTCGACCGGATTCGTGAGTTACAGCAGAATGCGAAAGCTATTCCTCCGCAACCGCCGGCTGGAAAACCAATCGTTTACCCGGTGCATGTGAAACGCGCGCTGCCGAATATGCAACCGGTCGTTTACGAGAAAACCGAAACGTTCGACACCCCAGAGGCGCAGGCGATTAATAAAGCGCGGATGGAACATCTGCTTTCGCTGGGCTTACCGTTGCGAGGATTGCGAGTGCTCGATTTGGGCGGTGGCGTCGGACACTTGGCGCAATGGCTGTTAACAGCCGGTGCACGGGTGTTTACGACCGATGTTCGAGCAGAGAATATTGCACGAGCAAAAGTGCTTTATCCCACCCTCCGATCCGAAGTTGCTGATGTCGAGCGGGACGAACTGACGAAGCTTGGTGAGTTTGATGCCGTATTTGCTTATGGTTTGTTATACCATCTCGAGAATCCGTTTCTTGCACTCAGAAAAATAGCCGCGCTTCATCCCAAACTGGTAATGCTCGAGACGATTATAAGCGATAGCGCGCTGCCGATGCTCGGGTTGGCGGAAGAGACTGGAACCTACTCGCAAGCAGTTGCTGGAGTGGCGGTTCGACCATCGCCGGCATGGATAGCGATGGCGCTAAATCGGGTTGGGTTTGCCCATGTCTATGGTGCAGCACTGCCGCCCGACCATATCGATTATAAGTTTGAGTGGAAGAACGACGGCGCGCACAATCGCGACCGCCACAATCTGCGTTGTGTGTTCGTTGCCGCGCAAGAGCCGCTCGCATTGAATACGTTAGTACCCTTGTTGCACGATTGA
- a CDS encoding DUF268 domain-containing protein, which produces MPKLPAKPPPQQRPMMDLAGDRDIEWTWVAAQFPMGPGRALDFGCGHTPLAPTAALRGFDTLGVDLQEIRRPFLIPNLRYVLGDINLLPLAEKYFDLIINCSTVEHVGVVGRYDVTVDDPDGDLTAMRRLRMFMKQDAIHIMTIPVGVDTIWRPLHRIYGKQRLPLLLKGYRVEYARYWVKDDFNRWVPVPEETALTTPTAPALYGLGCFVLKRDDAPESVP; this is translated from the coding sequence ATGCCGAAACTTCCTGCGAAACCGCCGCCGCAACAACGCCCGATGATGGATCTCGCCGGCGATCGCGATATCGAATGGACTTGGGTTGCTGCGCAATTCCCGATGGGACCTGGTCGCGCACTCGATTTCGGCTGCGGTCATACGCCATTAGCGCCAACTGCCGCACTGCGCGGCTTCGATACGCTCGGTGTCGATTTACAGGAAATCCGCCGCCCGTTTTTAATTCCCAATCTTCGTTATGTGTTGGGTGATATTAATCTATTGCCACTTGCAGAAAAGTATTTCGACCTTATCATCAATTGCTCGACCGTGGAGCACGTTGGTGTCGTTGGACGTTACGACGTGACGGTCGACGATCCCGATGGGGATTTAACGGCAATGCGTCGGCTTCGCATGTTCATGAAACAAGACGCGATTCATATCATGACGATTCCGGTGGGGGTCGATACGATTTGGCGGCCGTTGCACCGGATCTATGGCAAACAACGGTTACCCTTATTGCTCAAGGGTTACAGGGTTGAGTATGCGCGTTATTGGGTTAAGGACGATTTCAATCGCTGGGTTCCCGTACCGGAAGAAACTGCATTAACAACACCGACCGCGCCAGCATTGTACGGGTTGGGTTGCTTTGTTTTGAAACGGGACGATGCACCGGAGTCGGTACCATGA